One stretch of Prunus persica cultivar Lovell chromosome G1, Prunus_persica_NCBIv2, whole genome shotgun sequence DNA includes these proteins:
- the LOC18788525 gene encoding cysteine-rich receptor-like protein kinase 2 isoform X2: MKKCSISVITQHLLLLKILLLLGMALGDPRTQTVQIMCGKQLEHNSTVFVPNFVSTMENISEQMRTSGFGVARTGSGPDTNYGLAQCYGDLSLLDCVLCYAEARTVLPQCFPYNGGRIYLDGCFMRSENYTFYEEFRGSDDRAVCGNTTRKSTAFEESARQVVQRAVESAPSNGRQCLENASVSMLGCLPWSEGRALYTGCFMRYSDRDFLNKEVGNGSSRGTIIVIVVSVISSLVVLVVGVAIGFYIWKHRYIQKKRRGSNDAEKWAKTLNDSSLNFKYSTIEKATGSFDIANKLGQGGFGTVYKGVLADGREIAVKRLFFNNRHRAADFYNEINIISSVEHKNLVRLLGCSCAGPESLLVYEYLANRSLDRFIFDQERGKTLNWDKRYEIIVGTAEGLVHLHDNSKTRIIHRDIKASNILLDSRLRAKIADFGLARSFEEDKSHISTAIAGTLGYMAPEYLAHGQLTEKVDVYSFGVLILEIVTGRQNNRSKSAEYSDSIVTITWKHFQAGTTEELYDSNLMLQNCNDDVKDGILRVVQIGLLCTQESPSLRPTMSKALQMLTKKEKHLPAPANPPFIDEKTMELNDTGDDPGYPLNADGASSVASVSYSSFYPR; the protein is encoded by the exons atgaagaaatgcaGCATCTCAGTCATTACCCAACATCTTCTTCTCCTGAAGATCCTGCTGCTACTAGGAATGGCTCTAGGAGATCCAAGAACCCAGACGGTCCAAATCATGTGCGGCAAGCAACTGGAGCACAACTCAACTGTGTTTGTTCCAAACTTTGTGAGCACAATGGAAAACATCAGTGAACAAATGCGAACTTCTGGTTTTGGAGTGGCAAGGACTGGTTCAGGCCCTGACACCAACTATGGCCTAGCTCAATGCTATGGTGATCTTTCTCTTCTAGACTGTGTGCTATGCTACGCTGAGGCACGTACGGTGCTTCCCCAATGCTTTCCTTACAATGGGGGTCGGATTTACCTAGACGGTTGTTTCATGAGGTCCGAAAACTACACGTTTTATGAGGAGTTTAGAGGATCAGACGATAGGGCCGTGTGCGGGAACACAACGAGGAAGAGTACAGCGTTCGAAGAATCAGCAAGGCAGGTTGTGCAGCGTGCAGTTGAATCTGCTCCAAGCAATGGAAG GCAATGTCTGGAAAATGCATCTGTATCAATGTTGGGATGTTTGCCTTGGTCTGAGGGCAGAGCATTATACACAGGGTGCTTCATGAGGTACTCAGATAGAGATTTTCTCAACAAGGAAGTGGGGAATGGAAGTTCTAGAG GTACCATAATTGTGATAGTAGTCTCAGTTATCAGCTCCTTGGTGGTTTTGGTAGTTGGAGTAGCTATTGGATTTTATATCTGGAAGCACAGATATATACAAAAGAAACGCAGAG GATCAAATGATGCAGAAAAGTGGGCAAAAACCCTCAATGACAGCAGCTTAAACTTCAAGTACTCAACAATTGAAAAGGCCACGGGATCTTTCGACATTGCCAACAAGCTTGGACAAGGAGGTTTTGGAACAGTTTATAAG GGAGTTCTGGCTGATGGGAGAGAGATTGCAGTGAAGAGGCTTTTCTTTAACAACAGACACAGAGCAGCAGATTTCTATAATGAAATCAACATTATAAGCAGCGTGGAACACAAAAACTTGGTCAGGCTGTTGGGTTGTAGTTGCGCAGGACCCGAAAGCCTTCTCGTCTATGAATACCTGGCCAACAGGAGTCTTGACCGCTTCATCTTCG ATCAAGAAAGAGGTAAAACACTAAACTGGGACAAGAGATATGAGATCATTGTTGGGACAGCAGAAGGCTTAGTCCACCTTCACGACAACTCGAAAACAAGGATCATTCACAGAGACATAAAGGCCAGCAACATCCTTTTGGATTCAAGGCTTCGAGCTAAGATTGCAGATTTCGGGTTGGCTAGGTCTTTCGAGGAAGATAAGAGCCACATCAGCACAGCCATTGCAGGAACATT GGGATACATGGCTCCAGAGTACCTAGCTCATGGCCAGCTGACAGAGAAGGTAGATGTCTACAGTTTCGGAGTGCTTATATTGGAGATAGTCACTGGAAGGCAGAACAACAGGAGCAAATCTGCAGAGTACTCAGACAGCATAGTCACAATT ACTTGGAAGCACTTTCAAGCAGGGACTACAGAGGAACTATACGACTCAAATTTAATGCTGCAGAATTGCAATGACGATGTTAAGGATGGGATACTGAGAGTGGTGCAAATAGGACTTCTATGCACCCAAGAGAGTCCCTCTTTACGACCCACAATGTCAAAGGCACTGCAGATGCTAACAAAGAAGGAGAAGCACCTTCCTGCACCCGCCAATCCACCTTTTATAGATGAAAAGACCATGGAACTGAATGACACCGGCGACGACCCGGGTTACCCTCTAAATGCAGATGGTGCTTCTTCAGTTGCTAGCGTTTCATATAGTTCTTTCTATCCCAGGTGA
- the LOC18788525 gene encoding cysteine-rich receptor-like protein kinase 2 isoform X1, which yields MKKCSISVITQHLLLLKILLLLGMALGDPRTQTVQIMCGKQLEHNSTVFVPNFVSTMENISEQMRTSGFGVARTGSGPDTNYGLAQCYGDLSLLDCVLCYAEARTVLPQCFPYNGGRIYLDGCFMRSENYTFYEEFRGSDDRAVCGNTTRKSTAFEESARQVVQRAVESAPSNGRYARGEVSVSGTGNESAYVLADCWRTLDENSCRQCLENASVSMLGCLPWSEGRALYTGCFMRYSDRDFLNKEVGNGSSRGTIIVIVVSVISSLVVLVVGVAIGFYIWKHRYIQKKRRGSNDAEKWAKTLNDSSLNFKYSTIEKATGSFDIANKLGQGGFGTVYKGVLADGREIAVKRLFFNNRHRAADFYNEINIISSVEHKNLVRLLGCSCAGPESLLVYEYLANRSLDRFIFDQERGKTLNWDKRYEIIVGTAEGLVHLHDNSKTRIIHRDIKASNILLDSRLRAKIADFGLARSFEEDKSHISTAIAGTLGYMAPEYLAHGQLTEKVDVYSFGVLILEIVTGRQNNRSKSAEYSDSIVTITWKHFQAGTTEELYDSNLMLQNCNDDVKDGILRVVQIGLLCTQESPSLRPTMSKALQMLTKKEKHLPAPANPPFIDEKTMELNDTGDDPGYPLNADGASSVASVSYSSFYPR from the exons atgaagaaatgcaGCATCTCAGTCATTACCCAACATCTTCTTCTCCTGAAGATCCTGCTGCTACTAGGAATGGCTCTAGGAGATCCAAGAACCCAGACGGTCCAAATCATGTGCGGCAAGCAACTGGAGCACAACTCAACTGTGTTTGTTCCAAACTTTGTGAGCACAATGGAAAACATCAGTGAACAAATGCGAACTTCTGGTTTTGGAGTGGCAAGGACTGGTTCAGGCCCTGACACCAACTATGGCCTAGCTCAATGCTATGGTGATCTTTCTCTTCTAGACTGTGTGCTATGCTACGCTGAGGCACGTACGGTGCTTCCCCAATGCTTTCCTTACAATGGGGGTCGGATTTACCTAGACGGTTGTTTCATGAGGTCCGAAAACTACACGTTTTATGAGGAGTTTAGAGGATCAGACGATAGGGCCGTGTGCGGGAACACAACGAGGAAGAGTACAGCGTTCGAAGAATCAGCAAGGCAGGTTGTGCAGCGTGCAGTTGAATCTGCTCCAAGCAATGGAAGGTATGCAAGGGGTGAGGTGAGTGTTAGTGGGACGGGGAATGAATCGGCTTATGTGTTGGCTGATTGCTGGAGAACTTTGGATGAGAACTCTTGCAGGCAATGTCTGGAAAATGCATCTGTATCAATGTTGGGATGTTTGCCTTGGTCTGAGGGCAGAGCATTATACACAGGGTGCTTCATGAGGTACTCAGATAGAGATTTTCTCAACAAGGAAGTGGGGAATGGAAGTTCTAGAG GTACCATAATTGTGATAGTAGTCTCAGTTATCAGCTCCTTGGTGGTTTTGGTAGTTGGAGTAGCTATTGGATTTTATATCTGGAAGCACAGATATATACAAAAGAAACGCAGAG GATCAAATGATGCAGAAAAGTGGGCAAAAACCCTCAATGACAGCAGCTTAAACTTCAAGTACTCAACAATTGAAAAGGCCACGGGATCTTTCGACATTGCCAACAAGCTTGGACAAGGAGGTTTTGGAACAGTTTATAAG GGAGTTCTGGCTGATGGGAGAGAGATTGCAGTGAAGAGGCTTTTCTTTAACAACAGACACAGAGCAGCAGATTTCTATAATGAAATCAACATTATAAGCAGCGTGGAACACAAAAACTTGGTCAGGCTGTTGGGTTGTAGTTGCGCAGGACCCGAAAGCCTTCTCGTCTATGAATACCTGGCCAACAGGAGTCTTGACCGCTTCATCTTCG ATCAAGAAAGAGGTAAAACACTAAACTGGGACAAGAGATATGAGATCATTGTTGGGACAGCAGAAGGCTTAGTCCACCTTCACGACAACTCGAAAACAAGGATCATTCACAGAGACATAAAGGCCAGCAACATCCTTTTGGATTCAAGGCTTCGAGCTAAGATTGCAGATTTCGGGTTGGCTAGGTCTTTCGAGGAAGATAAGAGCCACATCAGCACAGCCATTGCAGGAACATT GGGATACATGGCTCCAGAGTACCTAGCTCATGGCCAGCTGACAGAGAAGGTAGATGTCTACAGTTTCGGAGTGCTTATATTGGAGATAGTCACTGGAAGGCAGAACAACAGGAGCAAATCTGCAGAGTACTCAGACAGCATAGTCACAATT ACTTGGAAGCACTTTCAAGCAGGGACTACAGAGGAACTATACGACTCAAATTTAATGCTGCAGAATTGCAATGACGATGTTAAGGATGGGATACTGAGAGTGGTGCAAATAGGACTTCTATGCACCCAAGAGAGTCCCTCTTTACGACCCACAATGTCAAAGGCACTGCAGATGCTAACAAAGAAGGAGAAGCACCTTCCTGCACCCGCCAATCCACCTTTTATAGATGAAAAGACCATGGAACTGAATGACACCGGCGACGACCCGGGTTACCCTCTAAATGCAGATGGTGCTTCTTCAGTTGCTAGCGTTTCATATAGTTCTTTCTATCCCAGGTGA
- the LOC18791522 gene encoding 2-phytyl-1,4-beta-naphthoquinone methyltransferase, chloroplastic isoform X2 codes for MASLQLHLLPFSTGPCLPSSRFRRSLVRSSTKRQALFNRIAPVYDNLNDLLSLGQHRIWKRMAVSWSGAKKGDSVLDLCCGSGDLAFLLSEKVGSSGKVIGLDFSKEQLSVASSRQKLMSKAFHTNIEWVEGDAIDLPFSDGHFDAITMGYGLRNVVDKHKAMQEMYRVSKAGSRVSILDFNKSINPVIAFTQELMIDNVVVPVASGFGLAEDYKYLKSSIREFLTGKELEELALDVGFSNARYYEIGGSLMGNLVATR; via the exons ATGGCTTCGCTTcagcttcatcttcttccattcTCAACCGGTCCATGTCTACCCAGTTCCCGGTTCAGACGCAGTCTGGTCCGATCCTCGACCAAGCGCCAGGCGCTCTTCAACCGCATTGCCCCTGTCTACGATAAC ttGAATGATTTGCTGAGCTTGGGTCAGCATCGAATATGGAAAAGAATGGCAGTGTCCTGGAGTGg AGCTAAAAAGGGAGACAGTGTGTTGGATTTGTGCTGTGGAAGTGGGGATTTGGCGTTTCTCTTGTCTGAGAAAGTTGGGTCCAGTGGCAAG GTGATTGGTCTCGATTTCTCGAAAGAGCAGTTATCAGTTGCTTCTTCGCGGCAAAAGTTGATGTCAAAAGCCTTCCACACAAACATTGA GTGGGTTGAAGGTGATGCAATTGATTTGCCATTTTCTGATGGTCACTTTGATGCCATCACTATGGGTTATGGTCTGAGAAATGTAGTAGACAAACATAAGGCCATGCAGGAAATGTATAGAGTTTCAAAAGCAG GCTCAAGAGTATCTATCCTTGACTTTAATAAAAGCATCAATCCAGTTATTGCCTTTACTCAG GAATTGATGATTGACAATGTTGTTGTACCTGTGGCTTCTGGTTTTGGCCTTGCAGAGGATTACAAATACTTAAAGAGTTCAATCCGGGAATTTCTGACAG GTAAGGAGTTGGAAGAGCTGGCTCTAGATGTAGGTTTTTCTAATGCCAGATATTATGAGATTGGTGGAAGCCTCATGGGGAACTTAGTAGCCACCCGTTAA
- the LOC18791522 gene encoding 2-phytyl-1,4-beta-naphthoquinone methyltransferase, chloroplastic isoform X1 yields the protein MASLQLHLLPFSTGPCLPSSRFRRSLVRSSTKRQALFNRIAPVYDNLNDLLSLGQHRIWKRMAVSWSGAKKGDSVLDLCCGSGDLAFLLSEKVGSSGKQVIGLDFSKEQLSVASSRQKLMSKAFHTNIEWVEGDAIDLPFSDGHFDAITMGYGLRNVVDKHKAMQEMYRVSKAGSRVSILDFNKSINPVIAFTQELMIDNVVVPVASGFGLAEDYKYLKSSIREFLTGKELEELALDVGFSNARYYEIGGSLMGNLVATR from the exons ATGGCTTCGCTTcagcttcatcttcttccattcTCAACCGGTCCATGTCTACCCAGTTCCCGGTTCAGACGCAGTCTGGTCCGATCCTCGACCAAGCGCCAGGCGCTCTTCAACCGCATTGCCCCTGTCTACGATAAC ttGAATGATTTGCTGAGCTTGGGTCAGCATCGAATATGGAAAAGAATGGCAGTGTCCTGGAGTGg AGCTAAAAAGGGAGACAGTGTGTTGGATTTGTGCTGTGGAAGTGGGGATTTGGCGTTTCTCTTGTCTGAGAAAGTTGGGTCCAGTGGCAAG CAGGTGATTGGTCTCGATTTCTCGAAAGAGCAGTTATCAGTTGCTTCTTCGCGGCAAAAGTTGATGTCAAAAGCCTTCCACACAAACATTGA GTGGGTTGAAGGTGATGCAATTGATTTGCCATTTTCTGATGGTCACTTTGATGCCATCACTATGGGTTATGGTCTGAGAAATGTAGTAGACAAACATAAGGCCATGCAGGAAATGTATAGAGTTTCAAAAGCAG GCTCAAGAGTATCTATCCTTGACTTTAATAAAAGCATCAATCCAGTTATTGCCTTTACTCAG GAATTGATGATTGACAATGTTGTTGTACCTGTGGCTTCTGGTTTTGGCCTTGCAGAGGATTACAAATACTTAAAGAGTTCAATCCGGGAATTTCTGACAG GTAAGGAGTTGGAAGAGCTGGCTCTAGATGTAGGTTTTTCTAATGCCAGATATTATGAGATTGGTGGAAGCCTCATGGGGAACTTAGTAGCCACCCGTTAA